From one Streptomyces sp. R41 genomic stretch:
- a CDS encoding 1-aminocyclopropane-1-carboxylate deaminase, whose protein sequence is MSLSSYERYPLLFGPSPVHPLERLTKHLGGASLWAKREDCNSGVAYGGNKTRKLEYLVADALAQGCDTLVSIGGVQSNHTRQVAACAARAGLKCVLVQESWVEWPDSVYDKVGNILISRLAGADVRLVRAGFGIGFKESWEQALREVEESGGKPYAIPAGASDHPLGGLGFAGWACEVAEQERELGVFFDTVVVCSVTGSTQAGMVAGFAALEEAGGRPRRVLGIDASAAPSRTREQIARIAHGTGRLIGVQKELTEADVELDERYHAGTYGIPDEATLEAMRLAARTEGMVTDPVYEGKSMAGMVDLVARGEIGRESTVLYAHLGGQPALNAYSALF, encoded by the coding sequence ATGTCCCTTTCCTCGTACGAGCGTTACCCGCTGCTCTTCGGACCCTCGCCCGTGCATCCGCTGGAGCGGCTGACGAAGCACCTCGGCGGCGCCTCCCTGTGGGCCAAGCGGGAGGACTGCAACTCCGGTGTCGCGTACGGCGGGAACAAGACCCGCAAGCTGGAGTATCTCGTCGCCGACGCGCTCGCACAGGGCTGCGACACGCTCGTCTCGATCGGCGGGGTGCAGTCCAACCACACCCGCCAGGTCGCGGCCTGCGCCGCCCGCGCCGGACTCAAGTGCGTACTGGTGCAGGAAAGTTGGGTGGAGTGGCCCGACTCCGTGTACGACAAGGTCGGCAACATCCTCATCAGCCGGCTCGCCGGCGCGGACGTACGGCTCGTGCGGGCCGGGTTCGGGATCGGGTTCAAGGAGAGCTGGGAGCAGGCGCTGCGGGAGGTCGAGGAGTCGGGCGGCAAGCCGTACGCCATCCCGGCGGGGGCCTCCGACCATCCGCTGGGCGGACTGGGGTTCGCCGGGTGGGCTTGTGAAGTCGCCGAGCAGGAGCGGGAGTTGGGCGTCTTCTTCGACACGGTCGTGGTGTGCTCCGTGACCGGGTCGACCCAGGCGGGCATGGTGGCCGGGTTCGCCGCGCTGGAGGAGGCGGGCGGGCGGCCGCGGCGCGTCCTCGGGATCGACGCGTCGGCGGCGCCCTCCCGTACCCGTGAGCAGATCGCGCGGATCGCCCACGGAACGGGCCGACTCATCGGCGTACAGAAGGAATTGACGGAGGCGGACGTCGAGCTGGACGAGCGCTACCACGCGGGCACGTACGGGATTCCGGACGAGGCCACGCTGGAGGCGATGCGGCTCGCGGCGCGCACCGAGGGGATGGTCACCGACCCCGTCTACGAGGGGAAGTCCATGGCGGGAATGGTGGATCTGGTGGCGCGGGGTGAGATCGGGCGGGAGTCGACCGTGCTCTACGCCCATCTGGGCGGGCAGCCGGCGTTGAACGCGTACAGCGCGCTGTTCTAG
- a CDS encoding GntR family transcriptional regulator, with the protein MEAIRPVRRTLLRDRAYEAIRDAIVAGDIAPGAVVRDAELAELLGLSRAPVREAFSRLVDEGLLESKPQSYTRVTPVVAADVRDAAAVVGAMHELVTRAAVPRLLADHVGAMRDANVRFAAAVRDGDVDAALRADDELHDVLVRVGGNRAADATIARYTPLIRRLERRRFGEGGNCRSAGLHERLIEACAGGEVDEAVRVTAEIWRGLEELADEEAH; encoded by the coding sequence ATGGAGGCGATACGGCCCGTGCGGCGGACCCTGCTCCGGGACCGCGCTTACGAGGCGATACGGGACGCCATCGTGGCCGGCGACATCGCGCCGGGCGCGGTGGTGCGGGACGCCGAGCTGGCCGAGCTGCTCGGGCTGTCGCGGGCGCCGGTGCGGGAGGCCTTCTCACGACTGGTCGACGAGGGGCTCCTGGAGTCCAAGCCGCAGAGTTACACACGGGTGACGCCTGTGGTGGCCGCCGATGTGCGGGACGCCGCGGCCGTCGTCGGCGCCATGCACGAGCTGGTGACGCGGGCGGCCGTGCCCCGGCTTCTCGCGGACCACGTGGGTGCCATGCGGGACGCCAATGTGCGGTTCGCCGCGGCTGTACGGGACGGCGACGTGGACGCCGCCCTGCGCGCCGACGACGAGTTGCACGACGTTCTCGTCCGGGTCGGCGGCAATCGTGCCGCCGACGCCACCATCGCCCGCTACACCCCGCTCATCCGCCGGCTGGAGCGGCGACGCTTCGGCGAGGGCGGCAACTGCCGTTCGGCCGGGCTGCACGAGCGGCTGATCGAGGCCTGTGCGGGCGGTGAGGTGGACGAGGCGGTCCGCGTCACGGCGGAGATCTGGCGGGGCCTGGAAGAGCTCGCCGACGAAGAGGCCCACTGA
- a CDS encoding TROVE domain-containing protein, with product MARFNTKAAKAQPTSRVTSTGRVLRTYEGGRGQERDARSELFLLAIANFVSQQTFYESGAARDDRFATLVRELAVADPSWTAALLGWLRGEGNLRTASIVGAAEYVKARLDAGATDGPANRQVIASVLRRPDEPGELLAYWTSQYGRNVPKPVKRGIADAVRRLYNGKALLKYDTASKGYRFGDILNLVHAAPDPDKPWQGELFQYALDRRHNPDTAVVPKSLPVLVAHRDLMALRPAKRRKVVTSAHGAQRLAEAGMTWEALAGWLQGPMDKAAWEAVIPSMGAMALVRNLRNFDEAGVSDEVAAQVAAKISDPAEVARSRQFPFRYLAAYQHAPSLRWSYPLEQALGHSLANVPALRGRTLVLVDRSGSMFYSRLSDRSELNRADAAAIFGTALALRAADADLVEFGTSSNRVKFRKGESVLKVLERFGDLGGTNTSEAVREHYKKHDRVLIVTDEQATYSHYGDPTEQVPAHVPVYTWNLAGYRAGHAPSGKGNRHTFGGLSDAAFRMVPLLESARDADWPWK from the coding sequence ATGGCGCGATTCAACACCAAGGCGGCCAAGGCGCAGCCCACTTCGCGGGTGACCTCGACCGGCCGTGTGCTCCGTACGTACGAGGGCGGCCGAGGCCAGGAGCGCGACGCGCGCTCCGAGCTCTTCCTGCTCGCCATCGCCAACTTCGTTTCGCAGCAGACCTTCTACGAGTCCGGCGCGGCCCGCGACGACCGTTTCGCCACGCTGGTGCGCGAGCTCGCCGTCGCCGACCCGTCGTGGACGGCCGCCCTGCTCGGCTGGCTGCGCGGTGAGGGCAACCTGCGTACGGCCTCGATCGTGGGCGCCGCCGAGTACGTGAAGGCACGTCTCGACGCGGGCGCCACCGACGGCCCGGCCAACCGCCAGGTCATCGCGTCCGTGCTGCGCCGCCCGGACGAGCCCGGCGAGCTGCTCGCGTACTGGACCTCGCAGTACGGCCGCAACGTGCCCAAGCCCGTCAAGCGGGGCATCGCCGACGCCGTACGACGTCTCTACAACGGCAAGGCGCTGCTGAAGTACGACACCGCGTCCAAGGGCTACCGCTTCGGCGACATCCTCAACCTGGTGCACGCTGCGCCGGACCCGGACAAGCCGTGGCAGGGCGAGCTGTTCCAGTACGCGCTGGACCGGCGTCACAACCCGGACACGGCCGTGGTGCCCAAGTCGCTGCCCGTGCTCGTGGCGCACCGTGACCTGATGGCGCTGCGGCCCGCCAAGCGGCGCAAGGTCGTGACGTCAGCGCATGGCGCGCAGCGCCTGGCGGAGGCGGGTATGACCTGGGAGGCGCTGGCCGGCTGGCTGCAGGGCCCGATGGACAAGGCGGCCTGGGAGGCCGTGATCCCGTCCATGGGCGCGATGGCGCTCGTACGGAACCTGCGGAACTTCGACGAGGCGGGTGTCAGCGACGAGGTGGCGGCTCAGGTCGCCGCCAAGATCAGCGACCCGGCCGAGGTCGCGCGTTCGCGGCAGTTCCCGTTCCGCTACCTCGCCGCGTACCAGCACGCGCCCTCGCTGCGCTGGTCGTACCCGCTGGAGCAGGCGCTCGGCCACTCGCTGGCCAATGTGCCGGCGCTGCGCGGACGGACGCTGGTGCTCGTCGACCGGTCCGGTTCGATGTTCTACTCGCGGCTGTCCGACCGTTCCGAGCTCAACCGGGCGGACGCGGCGGCGATCTTCGGCACGGCGCTCGCGCTGCGGGCGGCGGACGCGGATCTCGTCGAGTTCGGCACCAGCAGCAACCGCGTGAAGTTCCGCAAGGGCGAGTCGGTGCTCAAGGTGCTGGAGCGCTTCGGGGACCTCGGCGGCACCAACACCAGCGAGGCGGTCCGCGAGCACTACAAGAAGCACGACCGTGTGCTGATCGTCACCGACGAGCAGGCCACGTACAGCCACTACGGCGACCCGACCGAGCAGGTCCCGGCGCACGTACCGGTCTACACGTGGAACCTGGCGGGATACCGGGCGGGCCACGCCCCGTCCGGGAAGGGGAACAGGCACACGTTCGGCGGGCTCTCGGACGCGGCCTTCCGGATGGTGCCGCTCCTTGAGTCGGCGCGGGACGCGGACTGGCCCTGGAAGTGA
- a CDS encoding alkaline phosphatase PhoX, producing MSLTRRDFARRSAITGAGVALAGSVGALATAPNALASTDTDIDTESAGEASAEYSGVGYGPLIPDPQGLLALPAGFSYRVITYSGKTKLESGEFTPSNHDGTSTFCGPRGATLLVNNHELKGPRAGWKYPVPLTDGLVYDPAASGGCTVVEVRGDKVAEWVGIAGTSTNCAGGNTPWGTWLTCEETEDKAGQNGMTKDHGYVFEVDPEDRRRNQNPKPIKALGRYAHEAVVVDPKRGRLYLTEDASGPNGLLYRWTPPQGFEHGHGRLATLADDAGALQAFKCFDSGGKFVDDLSRATKIGTVYGVDWVDVPDRDAKTTSVRKQFADGQVTRARKLEGMWWGDGGTYIVSSYARAESPVQHDGAVWFYDPKRRTLTLKVLIGVNPDPSVDGAFDGPDNITVSPYGGLVIAEDGEGIQHLFGATDSGRTYPIARNELNNGTAEAPEYSEFTGVTFSPDGKTLFANIQEPGIMLAITGPWKRQKRG from the coding sequence ATGTCGCTCACCCGCAGGGACTTCGCCAGACGATCCGCGATCACCGGTGCAGGTGTCGCCCTGGCCGGCAGCGTTGGCGCCCTCGCCACCGCTCCCAACGCCCTCGCGTCCACGGACACGGACATCGACACCGAGAGCGCGGGCGAGGCGTCGGCGGAGTACAGCGGTGTCGGCTACGGACCGCTGATCCCCGACCCGCAGGGGCTGCTCGCGCTGCCCGCCGGGTTCTCGTACCGCGTCATCACCTACAGCGGCAAGACCAAGCTGGAGTCCGGCGAGTTCACGCCCTCCAACCACGACGGCACCTCCACCTTCTGCGGCCCGCGCGGCGCCACCCTCCTCGTCAACAACCACGAGCTCAAGGGCCCGCGCGCCGGCTGGAAGTACCCCGTGCCGCTCACCGACGGCCTGGTCTACGACCCGGCCGCGTCCGGCGGCTGCACGGTCGTCGAGGTCCGGGGCGACAAGGTCGCCGAGTGGGTCGGCATCGCGGGCACCTCCACCAACTGCGCGGGCGGCAACACCCCTTGGGGCACCTGGCTCACCTGCGAGGAGACCGAGGACAAGGCCGGCCAGAACGGCATGACCAAGGACCACGGGTACGTCTTCGAGGTCGACCCCGAGGACCGCCGCCGCAACCAGAACCCCAAGCCCATCAAGGCGCTGGGCCGCTACGCCCACGAGGCCGTTGTCGTCGACCCCAAGCGCGGCCGTCTCTACCTCACCGAGGACGCCTCCGGCCCCAACGGCCTCCTCTACCGCTGGACCCCGCCGCAGGGCTTCGAGCACGGCCACGGCCGGCTCGCCACCCTCGCCGACGACGCCGGCGCGCTGCAGGCCTTCAAGTGCTTCGACTCCGGCGGCAAGTTCGTCGACGACCTCTCCCGTGCCACGAAGATCGGCACGGTGTACGGCGTCGACTGGGTGGACGTCCCCGACCGCGACGCCAAGACCACGTCCGTACGCAAGCAGTTCGCCGACGGCCAGGTCACCCGCGCCCGCAAGCTCGAAGGCATGTGGTGGGGCGACGGCGGCACGTACATCGTGTCCTCGTACGCTCGCGCGGAGAGCCCCGTCCAGCACGACGGCGCCGTCTGGTTCTACGACCCCAAGCGCCGCACCCTCACGCTGAAGGTCCTGATCGGCGTGAACCCCGACCCGTCCGTCGACGGCGCCTTCGACGGCCCCGACAACATCACCGTCTCCCCGTACGGCGGCCTCGTCATCGCCGAGGACGGCGAGGGCATCCAGCACCTCTTCGGAGCCACCGACAGCGGCCGTACGTACCCGATCGCCCGTAACGAGCTGAACAACGGCACCGCTGAGGCGCCCGAGTACAGCGAGTTCACCGGCGTCACCTTCTCGCCCGACGGCAAGACCCTCTTCGCCAACATCCAGGAGCCGGGCATCATGCTCGCCATCACCGGCCCCTGGAAGCGCCAGAAGCGCGGCTGA
- a CDS encoding endonuclease/exonuclease/phosphatase family protein, giving the protein MPSKRTARIGALTVAAVCSTLSAVVLTTPAHADTVHIHDIQGTTRISPLAGQKVTDVAGIVTGVRTYGSSKGFWFQDPNADDDPATSEGVFVFTSSTPKVAVGDSVTVSGTVSEYVPGGASSGNQSLTEITKPTVTVVSSGNAVPAATVVDATSVPDDYTPAGDTAASGSINGLTLEPTKYALDYYESLEGMNVQVSDTRVVTATDPYSELWVTVKPREHANRRGGTVYGAYTSQNTGRLQIQSLGSTADFPTANVGDELTGTTAGPLDYNQFGGYTLVASRLGTLEKGGLERETTTKQSRGELAVATYNVENLDPGDSTFDAHASAIVNNLQSPDIVSLEEIQDNNGATDDGTVAADQTVNKLIDAIVAAGGPTYDWRSIDPVNDKDGGEPGGNIRQVFLFNPERVSFTDRAGGDSTTAVGVTKVNGKAQLTASPGRVDPANAAWTSSRKPLAGEFVFRGKTVFVIANHLNSKGGDQGLTSQYQPPVRSSEIQRHAQATAVNSFVNEILKTQKNADVITLGDINDFDFSDTTKILEGDGELWSAIKSLPKSERYTYDYQGNSQVLDQILVSPSIRRGCDFEYDSVHINSEFSDQISDHDPQVLRFRP; this is encoded by the coding sequence TTGCCGAGCAAGAGAACCGCGCGCATAGGCGCGCTGACCGTCGCCGCGGTCTGTTCCACCCTGTCCGCCGTGGTGCTCACCACACCCGCCCACGCGGACACCGTCCACATCCACGACATCCAGGGCACCACCCGGATCTCCCCGCTCGCGGGCCAGAAGGTCACGGACGTGGCGGGCATCGTCACCGGCGTGCGGACCTACGGTTCGTCGAAGGGCTTCTGGTTCCAGGACCCGAACGCGGACGACGACCCGGCCACCAGTGAGGGCGTCTTCGTCTTCACCAGCTCCACGCCGAAGGTCGCCGTGGGCGACTCGGTCACGGTGTCGGGCACGGTCTCGGAGTACGTTCCGGGCGGTGCCTCCAGCGGCAACCAGTCCCTGACGGAGATCACCAAGCCGACGGTGACGGTGGTCTCCAGCGGCAACGCCGTCCCGGCCGCGACGGTCGTCGACGCCACGTCCGTACCGGACGACTACACCCCCGCGGGCGACACCGCGGCGAGCGGTTCGATCAACGGCCTGACCCTGGAGCCGACGAAGTACGCCCTGGACTACTACGAGTCCCTGGAGGGCATGAACGTCCAGGTCTCCGACACCCGCGTGGTCACCGCCACCGACCCGTACAGCGAGCTGTGGGTCACGGTGAAGCCGCGCGAGCACGCCAACCGCCGTGGCGGCACGGTGTACGGCGCGTACACCTCGCAGAACACCGGCCGGCTCCAGATCCAGTCGCTCGGCTCGACCGCGGACTTCCCGACCGCGAACGTCGGCGACGAGCTCACGGGCACCACCGCGGGCCCGCTGGACTACAACCAGTTCGGCGGCTACACGCTCGTCGCGAGCCGGCTCGGCACCCTGGAGAAGGGCGGCCTGGAGCGCGAGACGACGACGAAGCAGTCGCGCGGCGAGCTGGCCGTGGCGACGTACAACGTCGAGAACCTGGACCCGGGCGACAGCACCTTCGACGCCCACGCGTCCGCGATCGTGAACAACCTGCAGTCGCCCGACATCGTGTCCCTGGAGGAGATCCAGGACAACAACGGCGCGACGGACGACGGCACGGTCGCCGCCGACCAGACGGTGAACAAGCTGATCGACGCGATCGTCGCGGCGGGCGGCCCGACGTACGACTGGCGCTCCATCGACCCGGTCAACGACAAGGACGGCGGCGAGCCCGGCGGCAACATCCGCCAGGTCTTCCTCTTCAACCCCGAGCGGGTCTCGTTCACCGACCGCGCGGGCGGCGACTCGACGACCGCCGTGGGCGTCACGAAGGTGAACGGCAAGGCGCAGCTGACCGCGTCCCCCGGCCGCGTCGACCCGGCCAACGCGGCCTGGACCTCCAGCCGCAAGCCGCTCGCGGGCGAGTTCGTCTTCCGCGGCAAGACGGTCTTCGTGATCGCCAACCACCTCAACTCGAAGGGCGGCGACCAGGGGCTGACCTCGCAGTACCAGCCGCCAGTACGCAGCTCGGAGATCCAGCGGCACGCCCAGGCGACCGCGGTGAACTCCTTCGTGAACGAGATCCTGAAGACGCAGAAGAACGCCGACGTCATCACCCTCGGCGACATCAACGACTTCGACTTCTCGGACACCACCAAGATCCTGGAGGGCGACGGCGAGCTCTGGTCGGCGATCAAGTCGCTGCCGAAGAGCGAGCGTTACACGTACGACTACCAGGGCAACAGCCAGGTCCTGGACCAGATCCTGGTCAGCCCCTCGATCCGCAGGGGCTGCGACTTCGAGTACGACAGCGTGCACATCAACTCGGAGTTCTCCGACCAGATCAGCGACCACGACCCGCAGGTGCTGCGGTTCCGGCCGTAG
- a CDS encoding SRPBCC domain-containing protein, giving the protein MSKEFEIAREFEVDATPEQVWEAITSGTGGWLWPMEFEPRQGGAGPFGSTLTNWDPPHRLTSLVENVEGISQQTLNQIDETIEPRDDGRRSWVRYVHSGIFVEDWDNQYDGANKHTDFYLHTLREYVTHFAGRPVAFSTFDGPGASVTSDAFAAVGRALGLADDTSEGERVQAQGPGGQVLDAVVDYRNPYFIGLRTDNALIRFFGRNHWGAPVGISVHDFAADADAKRNETAWQGWLNGVFGA; this is encoded by the coding sequence ATGTCCAAGGAATTCGAGATCGCCCGTGAGTTCGAGGTCGACGCCACGCCGGAGCAGGTGTGGGAGGCCATCACCAGCGGCACCGGCGGCTGGCTGTGGCCGATGGAGTTCGAGCCGCGCCAGGGCGGCGCCGGGCCCTTCGGCTCCACACTCACCAACTGGGACCCGCCGCACCGGCTGACCAGCCTGGTCGAGAACGTCGAGGGCATCTCCCAGCAGACCCTCAACCAGATCGACGAGACCATCGAGCCGCGCGACGACGGCCGCCGGTCCTGGGTGCGGTACGTGCACAGCGGGATCTTCGTCGAGGACTGGGACAACCAGTACGACGGCGCGAACAAGCACACGGACTTCTATCTGCACACCCTGCGCGAGTACGTCACCCACTTCGCGGGCCGCCCCGTCGCCTTCTCGACGTTCGACGGACCCGGGGCGTCCGTGACGTCCGACGCCTTCGCCGCGGTCGGGCGGGCGCTCGGCCTCGCGGACGACACATCCGAGGGAGAGCGGGTTCAGGCCCAGGGGCCGGGCGGCCAGGTCCTCGACGCCGTGGTCGACTACCGCAACCCGTACTTCATCGGGCTGCGCACCGACAACGCCCTCATCCGCTTCTTCGGGCGCAACCACTGGGGCGCGCCGGTCGGCATCAGCGTCCACGACTTCGCGGCCGACGCCGACGCGAAGCGGAACGAGACCGCCTGGCAGGGCTGGCTGAACGGGGTGTTCGGCGCCTAG
- a CDS encoding ArsR/SmtB family transcription factor has translation MLDVTVIEDAEAAAVSLDPIRARLLAELAAGPASAAMLAGKVGLPRQKVNYHLKTLERHGLVELAGERRKGNVTERLMRATAASYVISPLALAAVQPDPDRFRDQLSARWLLALGARLVRDVGSLITGAAKARKRLATYALDGEVTFASAADRAAFIEELTAGVGALIRKYHDGDAEGGRPHRIVVAVHPTVKPEAADAAAAVEAAH, from the coding sequence ATGTTGGACGTGACCGTGATCGAGGACGCAGAGGCCGCCGCCGTCTCGCTGGACCCCATACGGGCCCGGCTGCTGGCCGAGCTGGCCGCCGGGCCCGCGTCGGCCGCCATGCTGGCCGGCAAGGTCGGCCTGCCCCGGCAGAAGGTGAACTACCACCTGAAGACGCTGGAGCGGCACGGCCTGGTCGAGCTCGCGGGCGAGCGCCGCAAGGGGAACGTCACCGAGCGGCTGATGCGCGCGACCGCGGCGTCGTACGTGATCTCGCCGCTCGCTCTGGCCGCCGTGCAGCCCGACCCCGACCGTTTCCGGGACCAGCTCTCCGCCCGCTGGCTGCTCGCGCTCGGCGCCCGGCTCGTCCGGGACGTCGGTTCGCTGATCACCGGCGCGGCGAAGGCCCGCAAGCGGCTCGCGACCTACGCCCTCGACGGCGAGGTGACCTTCGCCTCGGCCGCCGACCGGGCCGCGTTCATCGAGGAGCTGACGGCCGGCGTCGGCGCCCTGATCCGCAAGTACCACGACGGGGACGCGGAGGGCGGCCGCCCGCACCGGATCGTCGTCGCCGTCCACCCCACGGTCAAACCCGAGGCCGCGGACGCCGCCGCGGCCGTTGAAGCCGCCCACTGA
- a CDS encoding antibiotic biosynthesis monooxygenase, whose amino-acid sequence MTRRTVAHPELADSRAASPLFSTWRVGTPERQGAVVEAIAATWESRPWPAEGLLGYYVYAGHDGTTLMHHSRWTSERAYEDFVAAQRQERVDEIDEAVPGIERVGLGRYRRYRSLERAADDTRAPGLIVVVEIGFEPAAAERRRDWADLVLGALADDPAGHSGLISAHFHLSGDGTTVLNYAEWESAEAYDKALAAPGEGIGSPTPRWERVRTYPGVTGFKGSRYAYVLGLVP is encoded by the coding sequence ATGACCCGCCGTACCGTCGCCCACCCCGAACTCGCCGACTCCCGCGCCGCGTCCCCGCTCTTCAGCACGTGGCGCGTCGGCACCCCCGAGCGCCAAGGCGCGGTCGTCGAGGCGATCGCCGCCACCTGGGAGAGCAGGCCGTGGCCGGCCGAGGGGCTCTTGGGCTATTACGTCTACGCCGGTCACGACGGCACGACGTTGATGCACCACTCCAGGTGGACGAGTGAGCGGGCGTACGAGGACTTCGTCGCCGCGCAGCGGCAGGAGCGGGTCGACGAGATCGACGAGGCCGTGCCGGGGATCGAGCGGGTGGGGCTCGGACGGTACCGGCGGTACCGGAGTCTGGAGCGCGCGGCGGACGACACCCGGGCTCCCGGACTGATCGTGGTCGTCGAGATCGGCTTCGAGCCGGCCGCCGCCGAGCGGCGGCGCGACTGGGCCGACCTCGTCCTGGGCGCCCTCGCCGATGATCCGGCCGGTCATTCGGGGCTCATCTCCGCCCACTTCCACCTGAGCGGCGACGGCACGACGGTCCTCAACTACGCCGAGTGGGAGAGCGCGGAGGCGTACGACAAGGCCCTCGCGGCGCCGGGTGAGGGCATCGGGTCGCCGACTCCGCGGTGGGAGCGCGTGCGGACGTACCCGGGAGTGACGGGGTTCAAGGGCAGCCGTTACGCGTACGTGCTCGGGCTCGTGCCCTGA
- the dapA gene encoding 4-hydroxy-tetrahydrodipicolinate synthase has product MTTTASAPAAAPFGRALCAMITPFTEAGALDLDGAQRLADRLVSEGCDGLVLSGTTGESPTTTDAEKAALVRAVREAVGDRASIVAGVGTADTRHTVELALEAEKAGADGLLVVAPYYSRPPQDAVEAHFREIADASGLPLALYDIPGRTGTRIEPDTMIRLAEHPRIVAVKDCAYDLLGTQKVLARTELAYYAGCDEYVLALYAIGASGYISTVANVVPRQFRAILDAFDAGDTARAARNQQRAVPLVELMMSSGLPGTVTAKAVLGALGLPAGPVRSPLRPAGRETVDGLLAAYGELVSAR; this is encoded by the coding sequence ATGACCACCACGGCCTCGGCGCCTGCCGCCGCCCCCTTCGGCCGCGCCCTCTGCGCGATGATCACGCCCTTCACCGAGGCGGGCGCACTCGACCTCGACGGTGCCCAGCGCCTCGCCGACCGGCTGGTCTCGGAGGGGTGTGACGGGCTTGTCCTCTCCGGCACCACCGGCGAGTCGCCGACCACGACGGACGCGGAGAAGGCCGCGCTGGTGCGGGCGGTGCGGGAGGCTGTCGGTGACCGGGCGTCGATCGTGGCGGGGGTCGGTACGGCCGACACCCGGCACACCGTGGAGCTGGCCCTGGAGGCCGAAAAGGCGGGCGCCGACGGGCTGTTGGTGGTCGCGCCGTACTACAGCAGACCGCCGCAGGACGCGGTCGAGGCGCACTTCCGGGAGATCGCGGACGCCTCGGGGCTGCCGCTCGCGCTGTACGACATCCCGGGCCGCACCGGCACGCGCATCGAGCCGGACACGATGATCAGGCTGGCCGAGCACCCGAGGATCGTGGCGGTCAAGGACTGCGCGTACGACCTCCTGGGCACCCAGAAGGTGCTGGCCCGCACGGAGTTGGCGTACTACGCGGGCTGCGACGAGTACGTCCTCGCGCTGTACGCGATCGGCGCGAGCGGTTACATCAGCACCGTCGCGAATGTGGTGCCCCGTCAGTTCCGCGCGATCCTCGACGCGTTCGACGCGGGGGACACGGCCCGGGCGGCCCGCAACCAGCAACGGGCCGTCCCGCTCGTCGAGTTGATGATGTCCTCCGGTCTGCCCGGCACCGTGACGGCGAAGGCGGTGCTGGGTGCGCTGGGGCTGCCCGCGGGGCCGGTCCGGTCACCACTGCGGCCCGCCGGCCGGGAGACGGTCGACGGGCTGCTCGCCGCGTACGGGGAGTTGGTCAGCGCCCGCTGA
- a CDS encoding WD40 repeat domain-containing protein has translation MNVEELVRDTLREQAADGVLAPPHFADRVLAVRRRRRTRTIAGAAAATAAAVAMAVAVPLLDTGGDDVRPAGPMNPSDIIAHPDQSPPRDPIAAGSTVVAAFSTTKMVTQPNKDQVITRTYSLLDQKTGKYVKDSRWSFVDLAPGGRTAAVLERQLPARRVGLLDLTTGKVDRWIPVPQGVAGVDFSPDGKKLVATTYAKNPDRLYWSHRFKAHHDDGVWEEPSPVPSRTGFTLIDVASGKSDWHKAPYRKDAYGNSLNSRENFTFNHDGRLLYEFISKEPYRVYRDLRGRTVPTPAAETKLANEEIGFSPDGKLVGYPSGVREVATGKPVREVPDADHIDPLAWAGNKRFIAWRIDEGRKGNPMRLVLITLGNDKIVPLSDFMTQDYYDPGHWEPLFSGR, from the coding sequence GTGAACGTCGAAGAACTCGTACGCGACACGCTCCGCGAGCAGGCCGCCGACGGCGTGCTCGCACCGCCCCACTTCGCGGACCGTGTGCTCGCCGTCCGCAGGCGCCGCAGGACCCGGACCATCGCGGGCGCCGCGGCGGCGACGGCGGCCGCCGTCGCGATGGCCGTGGCCGTGCCGCTGCTCGACACCGGCGGGGACGACGTCCGCCCGGCCGGCCCGATGAACCCGAGCGACATCATCGCCCACCCCGACCAGTCGCCGCCGCGCGATCCGATCGCGGCGGGGAGCACGGTGGTCGCCGCGTTCAGCACCACCAAGATGGTGACGCAGCCGAACAAGGACCAGGTCATCACGCGGACGTACAGTCTGCTCGACCAGAAGACGGGCAAGTACGTGAAGGACTCCCGGTGGTCTTTCGTGGACCTCGCGCCGGGGGGCCGGACGGCGGCCGTCCTCGAGCGTCAACTGCCCGCGCGGCGCGTCGGGTTGCTCGACTTGACGACCGGCAAGGTGGACCGCTGGATCCCGGTGCCGCAGGGCGTGGCCGGCGTCGACTTCTCGCCCGACGGCAAGAAGCTCGTCGCGACGACGTACGCCAAGAACCCGGATCGGCTGTACTGGAGCCACCGGTTCAAGGCCCACCACGACGACGGCGTGTGGGAGGAGCCGTCGCCCGTTCCCAGCAGGACCGGGTTCACCCTCATCGATGTCGCATCCGGGAAGTCCGACTGGCACAAAGCGCCTTACCGGAAGGACGCGTACGGCAACTCGCTCAACTCCCGCGAGAACTTCACGTTCAACCACGACGGCAGACTCCTCTACGAGTTCATCTCCAAGGAGCCCTATCGCGTTTACCGCGACCTGCGAGGCAGGACGGTGCCCACGCCCGCCGCCGAGACGAAGCTCGCCAACGAGGAGATCGGGTTCTCTCCCGACGGGAAGCTCGTGGGATATCCCTCGGGGGTGAGGGAGGTGGCGACGGGCAAGCCGGTCCGCGAGGTGCCCGACGCGGACCACATCGACCCGCTCGCCTGGGCCGGCAACAAGCGGTTCATCGCCTGGCGGATCGACGAAGGCCGGAAGGGGAACCCGATGCGCCTCGTCCTCATCACCCTCGGCAACGACAAGATCGTGCCGCTCAGCGACTTCATGACGCAGGACTACTACGACCCCGGACACTGGGAGCCCCTGTTCAGCGGGCGCTGA